The Mangifera indica cultivar Alphonso chromosome 19, CATAS_Mindica_2.1, whole genome shotgun sequence nucleotide sequence CCTAAAAAATAACACTAATAATAAGGGATGTACCTGTGACATCACTGTAGAACGCAACAAGTGAACCAAAAGTCCGGGATCCATGATAACGAATACGCATTGACgaatttagaagaaaaaggGTGGGGAACCCATGAACCCCATACTTGGAGAGTACACTGCAAAAATCAACCAAATGTTACCCCAACAGACCATGGAAACATACCAAAAGGGTCAATCTACACAGAACAATAATTCTTTACATACCTTGGTCTAATGGCTGATTCTTCAATGGCAAAATGGGGAATAGAAGGATATAAAGAAGAAAGGATAGAGAAACTCGGTCTAAAATTACGAGAAAAGGGACACCAAGATGCATAGAAAAGAACAGCTACAAAGTCATGACTATTCTTGTGAACCATATTCAAAGCTCTTTGCAATGAAAGCTCGCCGCCCttcagagaaaagaaaaacaataatgaaCATCACTGTAAAATAATAATGGGCTTAAGGCAACAATCAAATCAGCAAGTCAAAACAACAAATAGAAGAAACATATTAATCCTATCAGTCCTTAGGCCGAAAAGTTAAAACACTACATTTTTCCTAATTATCAATGAAAGGAAGCTTTTTCCAAACTTCACTCAATTATTTTGCCATTATGTAAATTGTTAACTAGCCCTATAAAAAATTCTGGAAACAGTAATAAAGTTGCTGGGAGTTCAATCGATGTACATGACTTCTTTTAAGATGTGAAAACGCAGTTAACTTGCTTAGTAGAAACCAGCAAACCAATAAAGCCTGCATCTTGCTATACGAACAGTACATAATCAATTCCCCTCATTTGAATTACAGACACATTCATGTTAAGataaaacacaaattaattttcgAGTCGACATTTCAAATATCAGAATTTTGACACTCATACTCGGATTCAGTTCAATCAAGATGAAATTATATACCTACCTCGATAACATCGTGGGATTGAAAACCGGTGCTAACTAGACAGTTGAAACTTCGAAACCCTAAGATCGAATCAGTAATGGATTCCGTTGGACATAACGGATACGTAACTGTCTCGACGGCCGACGTTAATCTTCCCAACAGCAACAAAATCAAGATCCGCGCCTCCCAGACTCTCATCCACATCTCGATTcaacagagaaaaagagaatagTAAGAAAGTTTTTTTActtggaaaaaaaatcaaaaatcgaAGAATAAAAAGGGGACAAAAATGGGAGAGAGGCgcattttaggataaatcaaTAATGATTGAATTAAATGTGCCCAACTGTTTAACGAAGGAAAGACTTTTAGACATGACATGAGATGAGGGAAAGGAGGGTTGAAGATAAGGAAAGGGGGTGCGTAGTGCGCACGGCTGGCCTGTCAACGGTGTCTGCTTTTGGGTTTGGTGGAAAGGCAAGCGAAGCCAATGATTACAACccaagttaaatttttttaaaaatcattatttatttattttgaagaaGCCAGTCCATCATTTTcaagttattgaaaaaaatttatgacaaGCTCCAAAAGCTTAAACATAGATTAAAACGAAAAATCCCTGCTTTTGGATCTTCTTCATCAACATTATCGTTAATGTTACAACATAACCATTACtactaacaaaataaaataatctctgTACTGTACTgcaactacttttttttttttaatactgaATAATTACTACAAGGAAGAAAACAGGAACCACATGTGTAGAGAATCCCCTTGCCTGTGCTTTAAAGCAATCTGAGTAACttcatcttaaaaatacgaaatGCTATAGATTCCCAGCTGTGTTTGGTATGCCAGCCTGAGAAACTTGACTGCTTTCTAGCCAGAAATGGTCATAAGTATGAAGCAATCCATTCCCAGATCCTCATGAGTTGTTATAGATAACACCATTCTACAGTGAATTATGGTTACTAGAGAATTTGGCCTTGCAGGTTGGACACATGAAACCCACTGCTCCTGTTTCTGCTTCGGTGTCAACAGGCTCATGATGAAACTCATTTCTGCACCATGCACACAGAGTAGCAACCTGATACCTGTTACCTATCTTTGGCAACAAAGGCAATGCTTCCTTCTCAAGCCAAACAGAGGAATCAAACCCTCGGGAAATCTCTGCATCATACGACAAAACCTTTGGGACCTGCGACTGAGAGCTTGTTTGAGTAGCCAGAAAATCATATTCCATGTGTTCCATACCACCTGATCTCAGCCCTTCAAATCCTGATATACTGTCATACTTCTCACCAATGCTAAATAGCTCATTTTCACCCTGTTTGTCAACAAAATAAAGTTCAGTTCACTAATTTCAACATTCAGGTGTGATATGCACAGAACTGCAAGgcattatttttgttgttaagACAGCTCAAAGCAATTATATTGCAACCTAAAAGGAATATGTTCACAAAATCCTTTGTTAGCAAGGACTTCCAGTCCCTCAAAGGAAACCATCTGAATTTTTTCTACAAACAGTTAAAACAGTCATATGTCTAGCAATATTGGAATGCATTCATAAGACAATACTAGCTTCAATAAAAGAAGGTGAAACCATTTTATGGTTGTCTAGGGAAAAAACACAAAGGCATAACATGGGTTATATATTATGTTCACTGTCAACTTAAAAAATAGTCCTCATCAGAACAGTTTTAACAACTTCTTAAAGAGAGAATAACTACACAATGCACCACAGAGTGCCATTCTTTTTCATGTGAACACACTGCAACTTAAAAGAATGCACATGCCACATACCTTATCTGACATTGTACCAAATGAAGGAAAACAACCAGATGATTGCAACAGTCGAGATGATGAATCACCCAACCCACTCAGCAGGATGTTTGATTCATCAGTTCTCCATAAAAACTCTGCCATGGCATCCACATTTGATCGAGCATGATTACTAAAAGCAGACATGAACTCATTGTTTCTAACATTTTCTGAATTCTCTAACCTCAACTCCTGCTGAACATTGTCTGTGTAAAccctataattattttcaacacCATGTACTTGTTCATTGGCATTCCTGACTTGGTCAAGTTTGGGGAACTCTGTTGTCCCAGCAGAGGCCTTAGTCAAACCATCATCAAATCCAAAGAATTTTCCAGTTCCAAATAAATTAAGCAAACCAACTTCAGAATCTTCTTCCTGCCGGGGTTTACTTATAGTGTGTTTGTTGCCAAATCCAAATGAGAGTCCATAATTCTCAGATCTAATGACATCATCAAATTTGGGCTGATTTAACATGGGAGTTGAcacattattcatataattgttGACAAAATATGTAGACTTGCTTCCAGATGAATTGGGTAAACCACTTGCAGGACCTCTTTCCCGCCTGGCCTCTGTTAACATAGAAGTAGAAACCCCATACATATGACTTTGAGAGCTAGATCTTTGCTCCATGGGAACAGGTAAGCGGCCTTTAAATTTTCCTTGCTCTTTGACATTAGTCACAGAATTCTCCAACCCAGTGCCCTGATAATCAGATCTAGATATTGCCTCATTTCTCGCATGTTTATTCCTATACGTTTCCCCACCTTGCATGGTGATAGTAAAACACCTTTCCTCAAGATTTTCACAactaactattttatccttgcCACTTGAAGGGAAAAAACTACTTTCAGAACCTACCTCTTTTCTCTGCTTATCCATTGAGCCAATGGGAACATCTTTCATAATGTAGTCAACAAAATGGGGTTGGTTATTTCCAGAAGGAGCAAGGGACCAATTCTGAGGACTTCGACCCTGCCAACCAAAATTATTAATACCACCAATGTTGCTCTTGGGAACATCCTTTTCACCAGGAAATTCACGTGATTTACTTCTATAATCAGTAGACAAGACTGTACCAGCACCCAAACAAACATCAGGTTTCGCAGCACTAATATCAGTAGCAATCTTCACCTTATCGACTTTATCATTAGTTATGCCAAAAACAGTATCCTGTTTAACACAATTTTTCAGAATTAAAGTTTGAACATTTCTGTTGGACATCATGACCTGATCATCCTGAACATATTTATCAGAATGGGGTTCAACGATACCATAAGCTTTTGGTTTACTATGAGGTAAAGCAGAACTTGTTTCATTGTTGCCTCTGCAATTGGAAGGTTTTTCTGCAAAAGAACCCCAGTCAACTCCAACTGTTTCTTGTCTCTCCAAGAATTCAGAAGGAACTCCAACAGCTACAGGTTCATTATTTTTCTGTGTCATTAATACTCCACCAGCACTTGACTGACTTGCATCTTTGATTCCAAAAAAGGAGAGCAAATATGAAGAAACTTCCTTGCAAGATGCAAACTGCCGCCCATTAGGGCTGGATGGTAACAAATGAGAGAAGACAGTAAGAACCACACAACTGATAATATGACAATAGAAAATATCCATAAAAGTTCAAGTATTTTACATTGCAATCTCTAAACATGAAATGAACAAAGTGATGTTAAAAAGGCAAAAACACAATTCTGATACACCGTATCctgagaataatattttaaacccATAAGAAATAAACTGTATAGCACtgagataatatttttctaattaaagttCCATTTGGAATAACTTCTTTAAGTAGAGCTTACGAAAAAAGAgctttaaacaaaaaattccaAGTTTTTTGGTTGCATAAATCCATAAGTGCTTTGTAGTAATAAATTACCATATAACATCTATTACCAAAAAAAGATGCTATACAATAACATTATGTTTTTcacatttaaaacttttaaagaacTCGGAAGAATTATTGGAATAGCCTAGATTTTGAACTTCTAAAGATCATATCATAACAAACACACCTTAATACAAAAACCTCACTAGATAAAACCACTTTTTTCGCATTTCATAATGTAGGATAATTAAACACGGAAGAAATTACTCATAAACTTTGTAAAACTTTGCAAACTCCCTTTTCCagaaagtgagagagagagaacaacATTCttgaaaggaaaatatatatacacaaaaactTATATGGATATGAAGACTTCTATGGTAATAACTCTATTCTAGACAATAGCATATTTATGTTATGACGCAAGTGTAAGGTATGCAACTCAAATCCCACATCGAAAGTATGGACTTCAGGTGTAGGGTTTATATAGCTTTGAGCTCTCTAATCTCTTCAACTACATTTTAGGATATGGTTCTCTCAAGATTCATATTAGTTTAAACCCTAGTCTCTTGgcattatttataacaaaaacattCTCACACAGAATAAAAACTCATCGTTTCACACTCTTTAATGATGAGAAGCTCACTATAAGATCTAAGAACTAGGATATATACTAATACGAATAATTTTGAGTACCTAACTCTTATTAAGGAATTGTTGTGATGCAGAATCTTATAAAGTCAGTGCTCTTGGACTGACAACGGCTTGGCTCCAACAGAGACAAAACTTTACGCTAGATTATCGATAAAATGATGCAGATTGTAGAATCTTGACAAGATAGCATTTGATCTCTAACGTAATTAAGTTTGGTTTAGCAGGAtgataagaaacaaaatttttaatattttttgaagaCTCAAAGCAAGTTCAAATAGGGTGAAATCGGTTTATAAACCAGTAACTAGCCAGTACAAAAACTTGTGCTTCCTTTTCTACACACGTAAACCTTCGATTTCCATTTTTGTTTTACTATAAAAGAAAGGAATAAACAGGacaaacaaattacaaaaaaaggGCACTTCCTAAACTTCTGGAGTTATGATGATAGTGCCTGGAACTTGTCATTGTCAGATGGATGGCACTTACCTTGAAATCATATTATGTGGCACAAAAACTCCATAAAATAGATTGGTAGATTCCATGCCTTAAATTCAGGCATCGTTTGAAGGACAAGAAAACTTTTTATCCcagaaaacataattattttccttttagagGCACATACTGAACATTTCAAATGTTTCTCTCCTTTCATTCCCTAGTTTGTATTCTTACATCATATACATTTGTTAAAAAACTATAGATGTCACCGACTATTCCTTTACTTTAGTATGATATACATCACGATAGAATAGTGAAATAGCGTTTATAATCTACAAAGAGCATTTTTTCCCTCATCAAATAAGCAATGGAAATTCAGTGGCTTTAACAAACACTTCtcagatttttctttttttcaaatttaattccaTAAATGAAAAGTAAACATAAACAGTGAAATATAGAATTCTACAAATGATGCAGCATCTATTTAATAAACAATAGAGCAcattaatgtgaaaaatataacaGAAAAACCTTATATATCGTCGGCAAGCTAACCACGCATGCCCCACTTTCTTCCTGATACAAAGCATAAGCTTCCACCCCCTTGGCAATGCATCCCCATATTCACTTGCATCAACAATCTTCCACTTCTGACTCCTACTCACCCAATCTCCCTTTAACCCACTCAAATACCCAAACAAATCTTCCTGCTTCACAATTCCTGCTGTCCTCCTCCTCAACTCCTCTGCAAATGGATCCTTCACAGTTCCCAATGTAACAAAATCCACAACCACACCATCCCTATTCTCCCTAACCATGTCAGTTTCTTTCTTGCCGTCCTTATTCTCAATAACAGTGATATCCTCCTTACTCTTACTAGCACTTTGAATAACCTTATTCTCACTCCCAACTAGCCGCTGATTTTGGTTCCTATAATCGTCCTTCCTAGGCCGCCCTCGTTTTCTCTTTATAATCTCACAAGAAGCTACATTAACAGAAACGTTTTGTGAACTCTCAACATTGCCCAAAGTCGCCTTAATCTCATTACTCTCAGCTCCATTCTCCTTCACCAAACACTCAGTCTCAATAACGCTATATTCATTTCTAATCCTATTCTCATCCTCCCTTAGTTGCCATAGTCTTCTCTTTCCACTTTCGCAAGCAAAAACATTCACAGGAATGTTTTGTAGGCTCTCAACACCAGCAACAGTCACTCTAGCCTCACTACGTTCTACTGTGCTTTCATTAACCTTACTCTCACTCTGAATAATCCGATATTCATGTATATTCCTATTTTCATCCTTCCTTGGTCGCCCTGGTTTTCTCTTTCCACTATCACAATCAAAAATATTTACAGGGATGTCTTGTAAGCTCTCAAAAACAGGGAGAGTCACCATAGCCTCATTACTCTCACCCTTGCTTTCATTCAACTTACTCTCACTCTCAACAGCCCTATATTCATGTCTACTACTATCCGCATCCTTCCTTGGGCGCCCTGGTCTTCGCTTTATAATCTCACATGCCAAAACGTTGACAGGAATATTCACCTTGGTTTCATTGACCTTAACTCCACTCTCAATCAGCGAACAACTATCACCACCACGATTCTCATCCTTCCTCGGCCgccctctctttctcttcttgaCACTAAAACTGACCACATCTATCGGAACATCATGCAAACCCTTGTTTTCATTCGAATCCCAAGTAGCATTCAAGTAATCTTTGTAGTGAATTTTCACAGGAATCAACTGCCCGTTATTACCGATCGTAAATGACGAGTGCGATTGAATTTTGAAGAGAGACTTCAGGAGTGAAATAACTTCAGAATTATCTTCATCGAGGGTTTCGAGCGGAGCTACGGAAGAAAATTCTGTAAGAATTTGGGAGGAATTTCGAGGGGCCAGACGGAATCGTGAAAAGGTCTGTTTGCGGCTGCCGGCAGATTCGTTAAAGACGGAACGGTCAATTTTGGGAGTTGAAACTTCATCTTCATAGTCGTTTTGAGCGGCGGAGGTGGTGCGGGAAAAGCTGTGAGAAACAGAAAGGAGATCGGATTGAGAGAGGAGGCGGAGATCGATTAGGGGGAGGGAGTCGGGGTGGAAGTGGTGGAGATCCACggtggcggtggtggtggtCATGGCATCGAGAAATTTTTAGTGAGACTTACACAATAGCAAGAAAAAG carries:
- the LOC123203578 gene encoding 5'-adenylylsulfate reductase-like 4 isoform X2; protein product: MWMRVWEARILILLLLGRLTSAVETVTYPLCPTESITDSILGFRSFNCLVSTGFQSHDVIEGGELSLQRALNMVHKNSHDFVAVLFYASWCPFSRNFRPSFSILSSLYPSIPHFAIEESAIRPSVLSKYGVHGFPTLFLLNSSMRIRYHGSRTFGSLVAFYSDVTGFNSASLDKISLDKVGHISNQEKHNNMDNESCPFSWARSPENLLQQETYLALATAFVLLRLLFSFFPTLLAFAQYTWTRLIRNFKLGNLFEHPRASLYRAMQIFNSLREPCKRSNLQEGALNARAWASKSLATVSIGDASTSPGACGSE
- the LOC123203577 gene encoding uncharacterized protein LOC123203577, which gives rise to MTTTTATVDLHHFHPDSLPLIDLRLLSQSDLLSVSHSFSRTTSAAQNDYEDEVSTPKIDRSVFNESAGSRKQTFSRFRLAPRNSSQILTEFSSVAPLETLDEDNSEVISLLKSLFKIQSHSSFTIGNNGQLIPVKIHYKDYLNATWDSNENKGLHDVPIDVVSFSVKKRKRGRPRKDENRGGDSCSLIESGVKVNETKVNIPVNVLACEIIKRRPGRPRKDADSSRHEYRAVESESKLNESKGESNEAMVTLPVFESLQDIPVNIFDCDSGKRKPGRPRKDENRNIHEYRIIQSESKVNESTVERSEARVTVAGVESLQNIPVNVFACESGKRRLWQLREDENRIRNEYSVIETECLVKENGAESNEIKATLGNVESSQNVSVNVASCEIIKRKRGRPRKDDYRNQNQRLVGSENKVIQSASKSKEDITVIENKDGKKETDMVRENRDGVVVDFVTLGTVKDPFAEELRRRTAGIVKQEDLFGYLSGLKGDWVSRSQKWKIVDASEYGDALPRGWKLMLCIRKKVGHAWLACRRYISPNGRQFASCKEVSSYLLSFFGIKDASQSSAGGVLMTQKNNEPVAVGVPSEFLERQETVGVDWGSFAEKPSNCRGNNETSSALPHSKPKAYGIVEPHSDKYVQDDQVMMSNRNVQTLILKNCVKQDTVFGITNDKVDKVKIATDISAAKPDVCLGAGTVLSTDYRSKSREFPGEKDVPKSNIGGINNFGWQGRSPQNWSLAPSGNNQPHFVDYIMKDVPIGSMDKQRKEVGSESSFFPSSGKDKIVSCENLEERCFTITMQGGETYRNKHARNEAISRSDYQGTGLENSVTNVKEQGKFKGRLPVPMEQRSSSQSHMYGVSTSMLTEARRERGPASGLPNSSGSKSTYFVNNYMNNVSTPMLNQPKFDDVIRSENYGLSFGFGNKHTISKPRQEEDSEVGLLNLFGTGKFFGFDDGLTKASAGTTEFPKLDQVRNANEQVHGVENNYRVYTDNVQQELRLENSENVRNNEFMSAFSNHARSNVDAMAEFLWRTDESNILLSGLGDSSSRLLQSSGCFPSFGTMSDKGENELFSIGEKYDSISGFEGLRSGGMEHMEYDFLATQTSSQSQVPKVLSYDAEISRGFDSSVWLEKEALPLLPKIGNRYQVATLCAWCRNEFHHEPVDTEAETGAVGFMCPTCKAKFSSNHNSL
- the LOC123203578 gene encoding 5'-adenylylsulfate reductase-like 4 isoform X1; the encoded protein is MWMRVWEARILILLLLGRLTSAVETVTYPLCPTESITDSILGFRSFNCLVSTGFQSHDVIEGGELSLQRALNMVHKNSHDFVAVLFYASWCPFSRNFRPSFSILSSLYPSIPHFAIEESAIRPSVLSKYGVHGFPTLFLLNSSMRIRYHGSRTFGSLVAFYSDVTDKHLILLKVNSTCQPCFNSASLDKISLDKVGHISNQEKHNNMDNESCPFSWARSPENLLQQETYLALATAFVLLRLLFSFFPTLLAFAQYTWTRLIRNFKLGNLFEHPRASLYRAMQIFNSLREPCKRSNLQEGALNARAWASKSLATVSIGDASTSPGACGSE